In Pelosinus sp. UFO1, one genomic interval encodes:
- a CDS encoding PAS domain S-box protein, which produces MNDSPRKFSIEEPIPPWQRVHDFKSLAENSPDAIIRFDRNLCFIYANPAIKIITGILAENLIGTKLSDLGLSSHYYQLWKTEINKVFKSKKSLSFQSDFKTLHKRTMYYHALLVPELGADGSVEYVLCTLRNITDLKKAEQSLKKNQDRTQILLNSIPDTLFVLDRNGFILDYQESKNTFPFFPPINLQNRNIKDVLPLIASKIMHYFDQAVTTNTMQFFEFQTTVNSITYYCEGRITASNENDFVLIIRDISELKQMQQHLTRFDRLHLVGEMAASIGHEIRNPMTTVRGFLQMFSKKSAFQNYKELVELMVTEIDDANRIISKFISLAKNKSLTLESHNLNTLISSLLPLLQADAIIANKKISTQLESIPDFEMDDKEISQLILNIARNGLEAMFPRTELVIRTYVEQNRIVLAIKDQGIGISPEDLDKLATPFFTTKEDQLGLGLAICYNIAARHQAEIVFDTSPLGTTFYVKFKLP; this is translated from the coding sequence ATGAATGATTCTCCGCGAAAATTTTCTATAGAAGAACCGATTCCACCCTGGCAACGTGTACACGACTTCAAATCTCTCGCTGAAAATTCTCCCGATGCTATCATTCGTTTTGACAGGAACCTCTGCTTTATCTATGCAAATCCCGCAATTAAAATTATCACGGGTATACTAGCCGAAAATCTGATTGGCACCAAACTCTCAGACCTTGGTCTTTCTTCTCATTATTATCAACTATGGAAAACTGAAATTAACAAAGTTTTTAAATCTAAAAAAAGTCTAAGTTTTCAGTCTGATTTTAAAACTTTACATAAAAGAACAATGTATTATCATGCCCTGTTAGTTCCAGAGCTTGGAGCCGATGGTTCTGTTGAATATGTACTATGTACCCTTCGCAATATCACAGACTTAAAGAAAGCTGAGCAATCATTAAAGAAAAATCAAGATCGTACGCAAATTCTACTCAATTCAATACCTGATACCTTATTTGTGTTAGACAGGAATGGTTTTATCCTGGATTATCAAGAGTCGAAAAATACATTTCCCTTCTTCCCCCCTATCAATCTTCAAAATAGAAACATTAAGGATGTACTGCCCTTAATAGCCTCAAAAATTATGCATTACTTTGATCAGGCAGTAACTACAAATACTATGCAATTTTTTGAATTTCAAACTACAGTAAATTCAATTACTTATTATTGTGAAGGTAGAATTACAGCGAGCAACGAAAATGATTTCGTCTTGATAATCCGTGATATTAGTGAACTTAAACAAATGCAGCAACATTTGACTCGATTCGATCGCTTACACTTAGTTGGAGAGATGGCTGCCAGTATCGGTCATGAAATTCGCAATCCTATGACTACGGTACGTGGTTTTTTACAAATGTTCTCGAAAAAAAGCGCTTTTCAAAATTATAAAGAATTAGTGGAACTTATGGTTACTGAAATTGACGATGCAAATCGAATTATTAGTAAATTTATATCCTTAGCCAAAAATAAGTCTTTAACCTTAGAATCACACAATTTGAATACCCTTATCAGCTCCTTACTCCCCCTATTACAGGCAGACGCAATTATTGCAAATAAAAAAATTTCTACTCAGCTTGAATCCATTCCAGATTTTGAAATGGATGATAAAGAAATAAGCCAGCTTATTCTCAACATAGCCCGAAATGGTCTTGAAGCCATGTTCCCTCGGACTGAATTAGTAATTCGTACGTATGTGGAACAGAACAGGATCGTTCTCGCTATTAAAGATCAAGGAATAGGAATTTCTCCTGAAGATTTGGACAAACTAGCTACCCCTTTCTTCACAACTAAGGAAGATCAGCTAGGTTTAGGTTTGGCTATCTGCTATAATATTGCTGCGAGACACCAAGCAGAGATAGTTTTTGACACTAGCCCTCTTGGAACCACCTTTTATGTGAAATTTAAGCTCCCTTAA
- a CDS encoding Nramp family divalent metal transporter has translation MLKIVKRFFQEEHGLNQRAREILRYIGPGILVTVGFIDPGNWAANMAAGAEYGYKLLWMVTLSTIMLIVLQHNVAHLGIVTGRCLSEAATEYLRPLVSRTVLLSAVTASVATGLAEILGAAIALNMLFHIPLKVGAIFTALGCGWMLWANSYKRLEKWIMGFVSIIGLAFLFELSLVNINWPEAAIGWVSPVIPEGAMLVVMSVLGAVVMPHNLFLHSEIIQSRQWNLEDEAVIQKQLKYEFADTLFSMCIGWAINSAMILIAAAVFFSNQVQVEELEQAEIMLRPLLGNAAAVVFAIALLFSGISSTITAGMAGGSIFAGMFSEPYDVKDRHSWMGVALTYGLSVLLILFIENPFQGLVYSQMFLSVQLPWTIFLQIYLTSSKQVMGKYANTGLQQIMLWAIGIIVSVLNMMLLWDFIK, from the coding sequence ATGCTCAAAATAGTGAAAAGATTTTTCCAAGAAGAGCATGGCTTAAATCAACGGGCAAGGGAAATATTACGGTATATTGGCCCTGGAATACTAGTAACAGTAGGATTTATTGATCCAGGGAATTGGGCTGCTAATATGGCGGCAGGGGCCGAATATGGATATAAATTGTTGTGGATGGTGACGCTGTCTACAATTATGCTAATTGTATTACAGCATAATGTGGCCCATCTAGGGATTGTCACAGGGCGTTGTTTATCCGAAGCAGCCACAGAATATTTGCGGCCCTTAGTCTCACGGACCGTACTCTTATCTGCAGTAACGGCTTCTGTTGCGACAGGTCTAGCAGAAATACTGGGTGCAGCGATTGCTTTAAATATGTTATTTCATATTCCCTTAAAGGTGGGCGCTATATTTACGGCTTTAGGATGTGGCTGGATGTTGTGGGCCAATTCCTATAAGCGATTAGAAAAATGGATTATGGGTTTTGTATCGATTATTGGATTAGCATTTTTATTTGAGCTTAGTTTGGTGAATATCAATTGGCCTGAGGCTGCTATTGGCTGGGTTTCTCCTGTCATTCCCGAAGGAGCTATGCTTGTAGTGATGAGTGTGCTCGGGGCAGTGGTAATGCCACACAATTTATTTTTACATTCCGAAATTATTCAAAGTAGGCAATGGAATTTGGAAGATGAAGCTGTCATTCAAAAACAGCTTAAATACGAGTTTGCAGATACTTTGTTTTCAATGTGTATTGGTTGGGCAATTAATAGTGCCATGATTTTAATAGCCGCAGCTGTGTTTTTTAGCAATCAGGTACAAGTCGAAGAATTGGAACAAGCTGAAATTATGCTTCGTCCCTTACTTGGAAATGCCGCAGCAGTTGTTTTTGCCATAGCACTATTATTTTCTGGTATTTCTTCTACGATTACAGCCGGTATGGCTGGTGGAAGTATTTTTGCTGGTATGTTTAGTGAGCCATATGACGTTAAGGATCGCCATTCCTGGATGGGAGTAGCTCTTACTTATGGTTTGTCAGTACTTTTAATTCTTTTTATTGAGAACCCTTTCCAGGGGTTGGTTTATTCACAGATGTTTCTCAGTGTTCAACTGCCGTGGACAATATTTTTACAAATTTATTTAACATCGTCAAAGCAAGTCATGGGCAAGTATGCCAATACAGGTTTGCAACAAATTATGTTATGGGCAATTGGTATTATTGTTTCCGTATTAAATATGATGTTGTTATGGGATTTCATTAAGTAA
- a CDS encoding ECF transporter S component, with protein sequence MVYNTRYITKVGILSAIAVILMFFEVPLPMMPSFLKLDASELPAILGAFLLGPIAGVGIELIKNLIHGANSQTMGIGEVANFLVGVSFILPASCLYQRYSSRNGAIIALGVGTISMMFSASLLNYFILLPLYQAVLHFPLEQIISLGTVANPQVVDLKSFITMAIAPFNLIKGIVISIFTMMIYKKIFPVLCER encoded by the coding sequence GTGGTTTACAATACACGTTATATAACAAAGGTAGGAATCTTATCTGCAATTGCTGTCATTTTGATGTTTTTTGAGGTGCCGTTACCTATGATGCCAAGTTTTCTAAAATTGGATGCCAGTGAACTGCCTGCTATCCTTGGTGCTTTCCTATTAGGACCAATCGCTGGTGTTGGCATTGAGTTGATCAAGAACCTAATACATGGGGCAAATAGCCAAACGATGGGGATTGGGGAAGTTGCTAATTTTCTGGTAGGCGTATCATTTATTCTTCCGGCAAGCTGCTTATACCAGAGATATAGTAGTCGTAACGGGGCTATTATAGCTCTAGGCGTTGGAACAATTTCTATGATGTTTTCCGCTTCTTTATTAAATTATTTTATACTATTACCTCTTTATCAGGCAGTATTGCATTTTCCTCTTGAGCAAATTATATCCTTGGGGACAGTAGCCAATCCTCAGGTTGTGGATTTAAAATCTTTCATCACCATGGCCATTGCACCATTTAATCTGATAAAGGGAATTGTCATATCTATTTTTACCATGATGATTTATAAAAAAATCTTTCCCGTTTTATGTGAAAGATAA
- a CDS encoding YitT family protein, translating into MRYKIYQYLSVGVGCLLSAVAINSFLVPHHLLSGGVSGIAIILYYLFKFPIGVQILVMNIPLVYAAYRLLGKEYTIKTLYGTALFSFFVDATGYLANFTVVDDPILSAITGGIITGIGSGLIFKANGSGGGLDIVSSIIKKYYSMNVGAASFSINCVIMLIAAILFGIKLAILTLISMFIAANITDNVVEGINRKKTVYIVSYKTDEILKAILKEVGRGATILRGEGAFTRQDKQVIFVVVTLTQIGQIKLLVQESDPNAFMIVQDAVEVMGRGFTLPSTKQL; encoded by the coding sequence ATGCGCTATAAAATTTATCAATATCTCTCGGTTGGTGTTGGCTGCCTGCTAAGCGCTGTAGCTATTAATAGTTTTCTCGTCCCCCACCATCTTTTGAGTGGTGGAGTTAGTGGCATCGCCATTATTCTTTATTATTTATTTAAATTCCCCATCGGCGTGCAAATTCTTGTAATGAATATTCCACTTGTTTATGCTGCTTATCGTCTTTTGGGAAAAGAGTACACTATAAAGACCCTTTATGGAACAGCCCTATTTTCCTTTTTTGTCGATGCAACAGGCTACTTGGCAAACTTCACTGTGGTAGATGATCCGATTCTTTCAGCAATCACCGGTGGCATTATTACAGGAATTGGTTCTGGCCTGATTTTTAAAGCCAACGGAAGTGGTGGAGGACTTGATATCGTCTCCAGCATTATCAAAAAGTATTATTCTATGAATGTTGGCGCTGCTTCCTTTTCCATTAATTGTGTGATTATGCTGATTGCTGCCATCCTCTTCGGCATCAAGTTGGCCATTTTAACATTAATCTCTATGTTTATTGCCGCTAACATTACGGATAATGTCGTGGAAGGGATCAATCGCAAGAAAACGGTTTATATTGTTTCTTATAAAACTGATGAAATCTTAAAAGCGATTTTGAAAGAAGTTGGTCGCGGCGCTACCATCCTTCGTGGAGAAGGAGCTTTCACAAGACAAGACAAACAGGTCATCTTTGTTGTTGTAACTCTTACGCAAATTGGTCAGATAAAACTTCTTGTACAAGAATCAGACCCTAACGCCTTTATGATTGTGCAAGATGCCGTCGAAGTCATGGGCAGAGGTTTTACACTACCAAGTACCAAACAACTATAA
- a CDS encoding DUF4870 domain-containing protein, with protein MNGITGEQKLLAILAHISYFLGGLGFIIAPLVIFLLKKNDPFVYEHAKQSLVAHLAILVTSCLVGLLCTLLIGVLLLPIVGILWLILIVTSIMAAVKAFNGESYQYPFIQGFINKL; from the coding sequence ATGAATGGAATTACAGGAGAGCAAAAATTGCTAGCCATCCTCGCTCATATATCCTATTTTTTAGGCGGTCTGGGTTTTATTATTGCACCTTTAGTCATTTTTTTATTAAAAAAGAATGATCCTTTTGTTTACGAGCATGCTAAGCAATCTTTGGTGGCTCATTTGGCCATATTAGTTACTTCTTGCCTTGTGGGACTGCTATGTACACTCCTGATTGGAGTCTTATTACTCCCCATAGTAGGTATTTTGTGGCTAATCCTCATCGTAACCTCTATTATGGCAGCTGTTAAGGCATTCAACGGGGAAAGCTATCAATACCCTTTCATTCAAGGATTCATTAACAAACTATAG
- a CDS encoding Rossmann-like and DUF2520 domain-containing protein has product MNKPKVLIVGAGKVGSVLARALYSQGYELVGIASRTLDSARELAKQFGVKAGTEAVDFTKEANIVLLTTPDRYIGKVVEELAKKSGFRPGQVVIHTSGCLPTEILKPAREQGAFIGCMHPLQSFANKELSIEALSGVYFALSGHDEVIVAGKKIVEDLGGNGFVMLDKDRALYHAGACIVSNYTVSLIHWASQLYSSFGLSREEASKALLPLLQGTVNQIKELGPTEALTGPISRGDSITIEAHLQVLENDEEKKLYQNLGLYTLGVALEKGTIDQMQSNSMTELLKMKLKEKEDEQQ; this is encoded by the coding sequence ATGAACAAGCCAAAGGTGCTAATCGTCGGAGCTGGTAAAGTAGGCAGTGTGTTGGCCCGAGCCTTATATAGTCAGGGTTATGAATTAGTAGGAATCGCTAGCCGTACTTTAGATTCGGCCCGTGAATTGGCTAAACAGTTTGGTGTAAAAGCAGGGACAGAAGCAGTAGATTTTACGAAAGAGGCGAATATTGTCTTACTTACAACTCCTGATCGCTATATTGGTAAAGTAGTAGAGGAACTGGCTAAGAAAAGTGGCTTTAGGCCAGGACAAGTTGTTATCCATACTTCAGGCTGCCTGCCTACCGAAATATTGAAACCTGCTAGAGAGCAGGGAGCTTTCATTGGCTGTATGCATCCCCTTCAGTCGTTTGCCAATAAAGAACTATCTATAGAAGCTTTATCTGGTGTGTATTTTGCACTGAGCGGACATGATGAGGTGATAGTAGCAGGAAAAAAAATAGTCGAGGATTTAGGCGGAAACGGTTTTGTTATGTTGGATAAGGACCGGGCACTATATCATGCTGGGGCCTGTATTGTATCGAATTATACAGTTTCGTTGATACATTGGGCGAGTCAACTATATAGTAGTTTTGGTTTATCTAGAGAAGAGGCTTCAAAAGCCTTATTGCCCTTATTGCAGGGCACAGTGAATCAAATAAAAGAACTTGGTCCTACGGAGGCCTTAACAGGACCTATTAGTCGAGGGGATAGTATTACCATAGAGGCTCATCTACAGGTTTTAGAAAATGATGAGGAAAAGAAGTTGTATCAAAATCTTGGATTATATACTCTAGGGGTTGCTTTAGAAAAAGGAACAATAGATCAAATGCAGTCAAATAGCATGACAGAATTATTGAAAATGAAACTAAAGGAGAAAGAAGATGAGCAGCAATAA
- the panB gene encoding 3-methyl-2-oxobutanoate hydroxymethyltransferase, which yields MSSNKRITTTVIQERKVAGKAITMLTAYDFSMAKFLDDAEVDMLLVGDSLGNVVLGYDSTLPVTMEDMIHHGKAVCRGAKRAMVVVDMPFMSYQVSTEQAVTNAGRIMKETGAQAVKLEGGQEVADAVKAIVRAGIPVVGHLGLTPQSVHSLGGFKVQGKEEKGAQKLLDDAKRLEESGAFAVVLECVPALLAQKVTDSIVIPTIGIGAGVYCDGQVLVTNDLLGLFPGFTPKFAKQYTNLHIQLAQAIAEYRKEVEERAFPGAEHSFKISDEVLEKLY from the coding sequence ATGAGCAGCAATAAACGTATTACAACAACGGTGATTCAAGAGAGAAAGGTTGCTGGTAAAGCAATAACCATGCTGACAGCATATGATTTTTCTATGGCGAAATTTTTAGATGACGCTGAAGTAGATATGTTGTTAGTTGGTGACTCTTTAGGCAATGTAGTATTAGGGTATGATTCTACACTCCCTGTTACGATGGAAGATATGATTCATCATGGGAAAGCTGTGTGCCGAGGGGCAAAAAGGGCAATGGTGGTTGTGGATATGCCTTTTATGTCGTATCAAGTTTCAACAGAGCAGGCCGTGACAAATGCAGGGAGAATCATGAAGGAAACAGGGGCTCAAGCTGTTAAATTGGAGGGGGGGCAAGAGGTTGCTGATGCGGTAAAAGCCATTGTCAGAGCTGGTATCCCTGTGGTAGGACATTTAGGACTAACCCCCCAATCGGTTCATAGTTTAGGTGGGTTTAAAGTGCAAGGCAAAGAAGAAAAAGGTGCACAAAAATTGTTAGATGATGCGAAACGCTTGGAAGAGAGCGGGGCTTTTGCAGTGGTATTAGAGTGTGTGCCTGCATTGTTAGCACAAAAGGTTACCGATTCCATTGTGATACCAACCATTGGTATTGGTGCAGGGGTATATTGTGATGGACAAGTATTGGTTACCAATGATTTATTAGGTCTTTTCCCTGGTTTTACTCCGAAATTTGCGAAACAATATACCAACCTTCATATTCAGCTGGCTCAGGCAATCGCCGAATACAGAAAAGAGGTAGAAGAAAGAGCCTTTCCTGGCGCAGAGCATAGTTTTAAAATTTCGGATGAAGTATTGGAAAAATTGTACTAA
- the panC gene encoding pantoate--beta-alanine ligase, with product MKIISDIQEMQFFVRQAKEKGMSIGLVPTMGSLHEGHLTLMRQAKKSCDIVVASIFVNPTQFGPTEDFAKYPRDLSGDSQQAAKAGVDVIFHPQPEEMYPAGYSSFIEINGITQKLCGLSRPGHFRGVATVVTKLFNIIQPDKAFFGQKDAQQVLVLKRMVADLNMSVTLEVVPIVREEDGLAMSSRNAFLSPEERKAALVLSQSLQLAQKLVDQGQVNARNIKEQVILKIQKEKLAQIDYVEVYSYPQLENLDVIRDKALLALAVRIGNTRLIDNTILEG from the coding sequence ATGAAAATAATTTCAGACATACAGGAGATGCAATTCTTTGTTAGGCAGGCAAAAGAGAAAGGGATGAGTATTGGACTAGTACCAACTATGGGGTCCCTGCATGAGGGGCATCTCACCTTAATGCGTCAAGCAAAGAAAAGTTGCGATATAGTTGTAGCAAGTATCTTCGTCAATCCAACGCAATTTGGTCCTACGGAAGATTTTGCTAAGTATCCTCGGGATTTATCTGGTGATAGCCAGCAGGCTGCTAAAGCTGGTGTAGATGTCATCTTTCATCCTCAGCCAGAGGAGATGTATCCAGCAGGATATAGCAGTTTTATTGAGATTAATGGTATTACTCAGAAATTATGTGGTTTATCACGACCAGGTCATTTTCGTGGCGTAGCTACCGTTGTAACTAAATTATTCAATATTATTCAGCCGGATAAAGCTTTCTTTGGCCAAAAAGATGCCCAACAGGTGTTGGTACTTAAGCGTATGGTGGCTGATTTGAATATGAGCGTTACTTTGGAAGTAGTGCCTATTGTACGGGAGGAGGATGGTTTAGCCATGAGCTCTCGTAATGCTTTCTTATCTCCTGAGGAGCGTAAGGCTGCCTTGGTTTTATCGCAAAGTCTACAGCTTGCGCAAAAGCTGGTTGATCAAGGGCAAGTCAATGCTCGGAACATTAAGGAGCAGGTAATACTTAAAATTCAAAAAGAAAAATTAGCGCAAATCGACTATGTAGAAGTATATAGCTATCCCCAATTAGAAAACCTGGATGTTATAAGGGACAAAGCTCTTCTTGCTTTAGCTGTCCGGATTGGGAATACTCGTTTAATTGATAATACAATTTTGGAGGGATAA
- the panD gene encoding aspartate 1-decarboxylase: protein MFITCLKAKLHCATVTEANLNYMGSITIDESLLKASGILPNEKVQIVNNNNGNRFETYVITGAKDSGVICLNGAAARLVQPGDKVIIIAYAMMTNEEAKDFTPTVVMVDEKNQVKEIRSKETHGQIE from the coding sequence ATGTTTATTACTTGTTTAAAAGCAAAACTTCATTGTGCCACGGTGACAGAGGCCAATCTTAATTACATGGGTAGCATTACAATCGACGAAAGCTTATTAAAAGCTTCAGGGATTCTACCTAATGAAAAAGTGCAAATTGTTAACAATAATAATGGGAACCGTTTTGAAACCTATGTAATTACAGGAGCAAAAGATTCAGGTGTTATTTGTTTAAATGGGGCAGCGGCTCGTTTAGTGCAGCCTGGTGATAAGGTCATTATCATTGCCTATGCTATGATGACTAACGAAGAGGCAAAAGACTTTACTCCTACGGTGGTAATGGTGGATGAAAAAAATCAAGTGAAGGAAATTCGTTCTAAGGAAACTCATGGTCAGATAGAATAA
- a CDS encoding YhcH/YjgK/YiaL family protein, with protein sequence MIYGQLKNLEQEKSAFSPVLQKALLYLKNTDLAKLTIGRHDIEGDTIFALVSEYQTEPKQDRRPEAHQKYIDIQYLASGEEIIGCSLLSDQCIVLQDELKEKDLIFYKEIMEETDMVLEPGTYAVLFPNDVHRPCCMRRTAQTVKKVVIKIAISQL encoded by the coding sequence TTGATTTACGGACAACTAAAAAACTTGGAACAAGAGAAATCTGCATTTTCACCTGTGTTGCAAAAAGCGCTGTTGTATTTAAAAAATACAGATTTAGCAAAGTTAACAATTGGACGACATGATATTGAAGGGGACACTATATTTGCTTTAGTTTCTGAATACCAAACCGAACCTAAACAAGATAGACGCCCAGAGGCTCACCAAAAGTACATCGATATTCAATATTTGGCTTCAGGTGAAGAGATAATTGGCTGCAGCTTATTGTCAGATCAGTGTATAGTGCTTCAAGACGAACTAAAGGAAAAAGATCTTATTTTTTATAAAGAGATCATGGAAGAAACCGATATGGTATTAGAGCCAGGAACCTATGCCGTACTCTTTCCTAATGATGTACATCGTCCTTGTTGCATGAGAAGGACCGCACAAACAGTAAAAAAGGTAGTCATTAAAATTGCAATTTCTCAATTATAA
- the speD gene encoding adenosylmethionine decarboxylase translates to MEIKSIKKLKLYGFNNLTKTLSFNMYDICYARSPEHRQAYIEYIDEEYNAERLTNILTEVANMIGANILNIAKQDYDPQGASVTMLISEGKIAADELEENELSDPQSDAVVAHLDKSHITVHTYPESHPDKGISTFRADIDVSTCGEISPLKALNYLINSFSSDIAIIDYRVRGFTRDVSGKKFYIDHKINSIQNYIAPDTRELYQMLDVNVYQENIFHTKMILKEFDLDNYLFGTAKGELLPGEKKKIKQRLKKEMSEIYAGRNIPKVK, encoded by the coding sequence ATGGAAATAAAATCAATTAAAAAATTGAAATTATATGGATTTAATAACTTAACCAAGACGCTTAGCTTTAATATGTATGATATTTGTTATGCCAGAAGTCCAGAACATCGTCAAGCTTACATTGAATACATCGATGAAGAATATAATGCAGAACGGCTTACCAATATTTTAACAGAAGTCGCCAATATGATTGGAGCTAATATCTTAAACATTGCCAAACAGGATTATGACCCCCAAGGTGCTAGTGTAACCATGCTCATTTCCGAGGGTAAAATTGCCGCTGATGAGCTGGAAGAAAACGAACTATCAGATCCTCAGTCCGATGCAGTTGTTGCACATTTGGATAAAAGTCATATTACTGTACACACATATCCGGAAAGTCACCCAGATAAAGGGATTAGCACTTTTCGTGCCGATATTGATGTTTCTACTTGCGGAGAAATCTCTCCTCTGAAGGCATTAAACTATCTAATTAATAGTTTTAGCTCTGACATTGCGATTATTGATTATCGAGTACGAGGTTTTACTCGTGATGTCAGTGGTAAAAAATTCTATATTGATCATAAAATTAATTCTATCCAAAATTATATTGCACCCGATACGCGTGAGTTATATCAAATGCTAGATGTGAATGTATATCAGGAAAATATCTTCCACACAAAAATGATTCTCAAAGAATTTGATTTAGATAATTACTTGTTTGGTACAGCAAAAGGGGAACTTTTGCCAGGGGAAAAGAAAAAAATAAAACAACGTTTGAAAAAAGAAATGTCTGAAATTTATGCTGGTCGCAACATTCCTAAAGTAAAATAA